GAGCGCGTCGAACCGCTCCGCCTTGGCCAGATCGTAGTAGTTCTCCAGCATGGAGAGCAGCAGCGACTTGCCGAACCGGCGCGGACGGAGGAAGAGCAGTTGATCGCCGGCCTCCTCGATGTCGCGGATGGCGGCGGTGCGGTCGACATAGAAATAGCCGCCTTCGATCAGCCGCTGGAAATCATGAATGCCGTAGGGGAACTTCATGATGGAATCGCAAAAAGTCCCTCCGTGGATTTTTTGGCTTCACGGCGATCGAAGCGCAGTCTTAGATCACCTTACAAATCAATCGCCTGCTTGCGCAAGCTCTTGATGTACGCGGCACGTCGACGCCGCGATGATGGTTTCTTGCGCAACCATGGATGATGGAATCGCAAAAAGTCCGTCCGTGGACTTTTTGCTTGACGGGGATCGAAGAGCGCGGTCTTCGATCCCCTTACAAATCCGTCGGTTGCGTTTGCAACCTCCGGATTTGCGCGACCCTCCATGGTCGCGATGATGGTTTCTTGCGAAACCATCATAGATGCACCTCGCGCGATTGCGTCAGGCATGCACTGTTGCAGGGCGTGGAGAATCCGCAAGAGGCCAAGGTAGGCCTTGGCTGCCGCTTCGTCAATGCCACCAACCCTCGACCGGGTGCCTGTTTGCTTGAAACGCCCATTTTGCCCCCGAAAAGGGGCGTCAGGTCTGATGGAATCGCAAAAAGTCCGTCCGTGGACTTTTTTGGCTTGACGGCAATCGAAGAGCGCGGTCTTAGATCACCTTACAAATCAATCGCTTGCTTGCGCAAGCTCTTGATTTGCGCGGCCGTCCATGGCCGCGATGCCGGCTTCTTGCGAAGCCGTCAGGCACGAAACGCCCGTTCTCTGGAGTATTGATCGCTATTTTTTCAACCACTTCACTTGGTCCGACCCCGATGTGCCCGATGTGCCACCCGATGTGCCATGTGTGGCCCCCCGACTGTCTATTGAAGATCGTCTCATGACGCGCCGCTGCCGAACTGTTCCCGGCGCAGCGCCCGGGCCTCGCGCAGCAGCGCCCCCCGCCCGAGCAGCAGCCGCAGGTGGCTGCCGCCGGCCTTGTGCCAGCAGTGGGCGCCGCGCAGTCCGGAGAGGAGCAGCGCCCGCACCCGTTGGGTGTTGCCCGGCTGCTGCAGGTATTCCCGTCGTCCCCGCACCACCACCCTGGGCTTCATCCTGCTGATGGTCTCCCCGTAGAGCGTGGCGATGGCCGCGATGACGTTGTCGTGCAGCGGGTCGCCGAAATAGCGCAGTTGTTTGTGGATGCGGTCCAGCCCCTCGGCCAGGGTGCGCAGGGTCTCCGGCCGATGGCGCAGCCGCTTCTCCAGCGCGATCAGGTTGGCGGCGTAGGTGAGCATCGGCCTGGCCTCCTGCAGTTCGACCGAGCCGGAGAAGATCCGCTCGATCCACACCACCCCCCGGTGGAGCCGGGCGGGCTGGCCGCCGTAGAGGGCCAGCGCATCGCCCCCTTCGGCGAAGAGGGCGGTGATCGCATCGGCCAGGGCGCGCTCGTCGCACCGCCCCTGTCGGGCGATGGACTGGACCATGGCCACCGGCTGGAGGATGGCGGCCAGCGCCAGGAGGCGGGCGCGGGTACGGTTCACGCCGGGGCGAGCAGGGAGAGGATCTGCTCCAGACCGCCGTGGTCGATCGCGGCGTCGGCGGCACGCCGCACCGCCGGTTTGGCGTGGAAGGCGATCCCCAGCGCCGCCGCCTGCAGCATCGGCAGGTCGTTGGCGCCGTCGCCCACGGCGACACACTGTTCCGGCGCGATCTCCCATGCCCGGCGCTGCTGCAGCAGCAGCCGCCGCTTCTCGTCGGCGTCGACGATCCTGCCCAGCAGCCGGCCGGTGAGGCGGCCGTCGCGGATCTCCAGCCGGTTGGCGGCGGCGAAGTCGAGGCCGAGCCGCGGGGTGAGCCGGTCGGTGAACCAGGTGAAGCCGCCGGAGACCAGCCCCACCTTCCAGCCGTGGCGGTGGAGGGTGGCGATCAGCGTCTCCGCGCCGTCGTTCAGTTGGATGCAGCGGTGGTAGACCTGATCGAGCACCTCGGTCTCCACCCCGGCGAGCAGGGCCACCCGTTCGATCAGCGAGGCGCGGAAGTCGAGCTCCCCCTCCATCGCCCGCCGGGTGATGGCCGCCACCTTCGGCTTGATGCCGAGGAATGCGGCGATCTCGTCGATGCACTCGCACCGGATCAGGGTGGAGTCCATGTCCATGAAGAGCATGCCGGGCCGGCCGAGGGTGGGGCGGCTGGGGGTCATGTGTTGCAATGCTCCAGCAGGGGGTGGAGAAAATCAATGCAACAGGCGATCTGCGCCATCGCCTCCTGTGCCTCGTCCATGCGGATGGTCAACGCCCCGTCCGGGGTGAGGGCGAAGCGCCTCGGTTCGGCCTGGACCCGGCGGAGCAGCAACATCGGCTCGATGGGGGAGTCGGCGGTGAAGTGGATGGTGGCGGTGCGGCGGGAGAAGTCGATGCGCCGGATGCGCAACCTGCCCGCATGTCGGCGCAACCGGGCCAGCGCCAGGCAGAGCCGCACCTCGGTCGGCGGCCTGCCGAAGCGGTCACTGATCTCGTCGAGCAGCCGGTCGGCCTCCTCGTCCTCCCCGATATTGCCGATACGCCGGTAGAGCGCCAGCCGCTCCCCGGTCTGCGGGATGTAGTCGGGCGGCAGGATGGCGGGGAACGGATGTTCGATCCGGCAGGCGGGGGTGCGCGGCTTCGATGGCGCGCCGCGCACCTCTTCGATCGCCTCCCCCAGCATCTCCAGATAGAGGTCGATGCCGACGGCCTGGATCCTGCCGCTCTGCTCCACTCCCAGGAGGTTGCCCGCGCCGCGGATCTCCATGTCCTGCCGCGCCAGCATGAAGCCGGCCCCCAGCTCGCTGTGGGCGGCGATCGCCTGCAGACGCTCGCGCGCCTCGGCGGTCATGGCGCGCGGATCGGGGGTGAAGAGGTAGGCGAAGGCCTGGCGGTGGCTGCGTCCCACCCGGCCGCGGATCTGGTGCAACTGGGCCAGCCCGAGCAGATCGGCCCGCTCGACGATGATGGTGTTGGCGTTGGTCACATCCAGCCCCGATTCGATGATGGTGGTGCAGACCAGGATGTGCAGCCGCCCTTCGTAGAAGGCGAGCATCGCCCGGTCGAGCATCGCCGGCCCCATCCGGCCGTGGGCGACACCGATCTCCGCCTCGGGCAGCTGGGCGCGCAGCCGCTCGGCCACCCGCTCGATGCTTTTGACATGGTTGTGCAGATAGTAGACCTGCCCGCCGCGGTAGAGCTCGCGCCGGATCGCCTCGGCGGCCAGTTCGGGGCGGAACGGGGCGACGATGGTGCGGATTGCCTCCCGCTCCCCCGGCGGGGTGGCGATGATCGAGACGTCGCGCAGGCCGGAGAGGGTCTGGTGGAGGGTGCGCGGGATGGGGGTGGCGCTCATGGTGAGGAGGTTGATGCCGGCGTGGAGCTCCTTGAGCCGCTCCTTCTGCCGGACGCCGAAGCGGTGCTCTTCGTCGATGATCAACAGGGCGAGATCGGCGAAACGGATGGAGGATTGCAGCAGCCGGTGGGTGCCGACGACGATCTGGATGGCGCCGTCGGCGAGCTGCGCGCGGATGCGGCCCGCATCCGCCTGCCCCTGCAGCCGGCTGAGCAGGGCGATGGTGATGCCGGTGCCGGCGAAGCGTTCGCGCAGGGTGGCGTAGTGCTGGTTGGCCAGTACGGTGGTCGGCGCCAGCAGCGCCACCTGCCGGCCGCAGGCGGCGGCGACGAAGGCGGCGCGCATGGCCACCTCGGTCTTGCCGAAGCCGACGTCGCCGCAGATCACCCGGTCCATCGGCGTCGGCGCCTTGAGATCGGCCAGTACCGCGTCGATGGCCTGGTGCTGGTCCTCGGTCTCCTCGAAGGGGAAGGCGGCGCAGAACTCCTCGTAATACTCCCGCACCTCGTCGACGTCGATCGGCCGGGGCGGCGCGGTGCGGCGGGCGGCCTCGGTGGCGATCAGCTCGTGGGCGATGGCCAGCAGATCCTTCTTGACCCGTTCGCGGGTGCGCTTCCACTGTTCGCCGCCCGGCTTGCTCAGCGGAGGATCTGGGTCGCCGACGTAGCGGTGGAGGCGGTCGAGCTCCTCCACCGGGACGAAGATCGAACTCTCGCCGCGGTATTCGATGTGCAGAAAGTCGCACGGCTGTCCGGGCTCGACCTCCATCGTCTCCAGTCCGCGGTAGCGGCCGATGCCGTGATCCTCGTGGACCACCAGCGCGCCGGGGGTCAGCTCCTGCAGCCGCTGGAAGAGGTTGGCCCGGATCGAGGAGGCCTGCGTACTCCGTCGGCGGGGGATGCGCTGGCCGAGCAGCTCCCGGCCGGTGAGCAACAGGAGCCGCCGGTCGGGCAGTTCCATCCCCTCGTCGAGGAAGCCGAGGGCGCAGGCGACGCTTCCCGGCTCTTCGGGCAGGTCGTGCAGCCCCCGGCAGTCGGCGATCGGTCGGTGGAGCGGCGCACACGCCTCGATCATCCGTTCGCGCTGCCCCGGTCCGTGGGCGACCAGCAGCAGCCGCCAGCCATCCTCCAGCCGGCCGGCGAGCTGCCCGCGCAGGGCGTGCAGCGGCGCCCGCCGGCCGGCGAAGCGGGCCAGTGAGGGAGGCGGGGCGATCTCCTCGCCGGCGAGCCGGGCCAGCGCCACGGTCTCGATCGCCGTTTCGGTGGCGAAGAGCTCCTGCGGGCTGATCGCCGGCTCTTCGGCGTGGCGCATCAGCTCGAACTGCGCCCGCACCTGGGCGGCGAAGCGGTCGCGTGCGCTGGTGAGATTGCCGCTTCTGCTGGTGACCAGCGCCTCCTCCGGCAGATAGTCGCACAGCCGGGCGCATCCTTCGTAGGCCAGCGGCAGCAGCGATTCGATCCCGGGGTGGGGGCGGCCGGCCTCGGCGGCGGTGACCATCGGATGGCCGCGCAGGTGGGGGAAGCGGGCGCGGAAGGCGGCGCAGAAGCGGCGGCGTCCCGGCCCGTCGAGGATCACCTCGCGCACCGGCACCGAGGTGAAGGCGTCGATCTCCTCGCCGGAGCGCT
This genomic stretch from Zetaproteobacteria bacterium harbors:
- a CDS encoding AAA family ATPase; this encodes MKFPYGIHDFQRLIEGGYFYVDRTAAIRDIEEAGDQLLFLRPRRFGKSLLLSMLENYYDLAKAERFDAL
- a CDS encoding DUF489 family protein — its product is MVQSIARQGRCDERALADAITALFAEGGDALALYGGQPARLHRGVVWIERIFSGSVELQEARPMLTYAANLIALEKRLRHRPETLRTLAEGLDRIHKQLRYFGDPLHDNVIAAIATLYGETISRMKPRVVVRGRREYLQQPGNTQRVRALLLSGLRGAHCWHKAGGSHLRLLLGRGALLREARALRREQFGSGAS
- the serB gene encoding phosphoserine phosphatase SerB codes for the protein MTPSRPTLGRPGMLFMDMDSTLIRCECIDEIAAFLGIKPKVAAITRRAMEGELDFRASLIERVALLAGVETEVLDQVYHRCIQLNDGAETLIATLHRHGWKVGLVSGGFTWFTDRLTPRLGLDFAAANRLEIRDGRLTGRLLGRIVDADEKRRLLLQQRRAWEIAPEQCVAVGDGANDLPMLQAAALGIAFHAKPAVRRAADAAIDHGGLEQILSLLAPA
- the mfd gene encoding transcription-repair coupling factor, with the protein product MNRGGSTTAAIAFRLAEIAARHPGRLIVHITDDVRSYRALSEALAFFIPQPERLWRFPAWEVLPYDRVSPHHAIVGERFATLSRLLRTPDPAGVLLTALPAWLQRIAPPTAVAAHVWQIRRGDTLDPVALRHQLTEAGMQPVDRVLDSGEFAVRGGIVDIWPPTARRPIRIELFGDEIDSLRHFDIDSQRSGEEIDAFTSVPVREVILDGPGRRRFCAAFRARFPHLRGHPMVTAAEAGRPHPGIESLLPLAYEGCARLCDYLPEEALVTSRSGNLTSARDRFAAQVRAQFELMRHAEEPAISPQELFATETAIETVALARLAGEEIAPPPSLARFAGRRAPLHALRGQLAGRLEDGWRLLLVAHGPGQRERMIEACAPLHRPIADCRGLHDLPEEPGSVACALGFLDEGMELPDRRLLLLTGRELLGQRIPRRRSTQASSIRANLFQRLQELTPGALVVHEDHGIGRYRGLETMEVEPGQPCDFLHIEYRGESSIFVPVEELDRLHRYVGDPDPPLSKPGGEQWKRTRERVKKDLLAIAHELIATEAARRTAPPRPIDVDEVREYYEEFCAAFPFEETEDQHQAIDAVLADLKAPTPMDRVICGDVGFGKTEVAMRAAFVAAACGRQVALLAPTTVLANQHYATLRERFAGTGITIALLSRLQGQADAGRIRAQLADGAIQIVVGTHRLLQSSIRFADLALLIIDEEHRFGVRQKERLKELHAGINLLTMSATPIPRTLHQTLSGLRDVSIIATPPGEREAIRTIVAPFRPELAAEAIRRELYRGGQVYYLHNHVKSIERVAERLRAQLPEAEIGVAHGRMGPAMLDRAMLAFYEGRLHILVCTTIIESGLDVTNANTIIVERADLLGLAQLHQIRGRVGRSHRQAFAYLFTPDPRAMTAEARERLQAIAAHSELGAGFMLARQDMEIRGAGNLLGVEQSGRIQAVGIDLYLEMLGEAIEEVRGAPSKPRTPACRIEHPFPAILPPDYIPQTGERLALYRRIGNIGEDEEADRLLDEISDRFGRPPTEVRLCLALARLRRHAGRLRIRRIDFSRRTATIHFTADSPIEPMLLLRRVQAEPRRFALTPDGALTIRMDEAQEAMAQIACCIDFLHPLLEHCNT